One Mycolicibacterium sp. ND9-15 genomic window, CGGAGAAGGTGCGGATCTCGGTGGCACCGATGATCTCGAACAGCTCGGCGCGCGACTGGGCGAAGTGCTCGCACAGCGCCTTGGACTGTTCGACGCCTTCGGCTTCCAACAGCTGCTTGAGCAGCGGCACACACGAGCCGCATGAGGTGCCGGCCAGCGTGCACTTCTTCAGACCGGCCACATCGGTGCATCCCGCGCCGATGGCTTGCTTCAGGTCGCCCTTCGTCACGTTGTTGCACGAGCAGATCTGCGCGATATCCGGTAGCGCACCGACGCCCAGGCCCGGCGCACCGCCGTCGGAAACCGGTGCGATCAACGACAGCGGGTCGCCAGGCAGTTCGCTGGCCACCATCGGACGCAGCACACCGTAGGCCGACGCGTCCCCGACCAGGACTCCGCCCAACAGGGTCTTGGCGTCATCCGAAAGCACCAGCTTGGCGTATGTCTGCTTGACGGGATCATTGACCACGACGTTCAGGCAGTTGGGTGTGTGGCCCTGGGCATCGCCGAAGCTGGCCACGTCGACGCCGAGCAGTTTGAGCTTGGTCGACATATCGGCGTCACCGAACTCCGCGGCGCCGCCCAGCAGCCGGTCCGCCACCACCTCCGCGCTGGTGTAGCCGGGACCGACCAGCCCGTAGCAGCGGCCCTCGATAGCGGCCACCTCCCCGATCGCGAAGATGTCGGGATCGCTTGTGGCACAGGACAGATCGGTTAGCACGCCACCGCGTTGAGCGATCTCCAGGGAAGCTTCGCGGGCCAGTTCGTCGCGCGGGCGCACACCGGCCGCGAACACGACCACGCCGGTGTCGATGTGGCTGCCGTCGTTGAGCGACAACCGCACCGAGTCATCCTGTTCGAATTTGCGCAGCGGCTTGTTGCGTTGCACCGGCACGATGCTCTCGGTGCCGACGCCGGTGTGTACCTCGATACCGAGGCCCTTGATCATCCGGCTCAGCAGCGCACCGCCCGCCTCGTCGAGCTGCGCCGCCATCAGGTGCGGCGCCATCTCGACGACGTGGGTTCTCAACCCGAACGCGCGCAACGCATTCGCCGCTTCCAGCCCGAGCAGACCGCCGCCGATCACCACCCCGACCGGCGTCTTGGAGGCGAGCGCGGTATCCGCACCGGCCCGGATGGCGTCCAGGTCGTCGAGGGTGCGGTAGACGTGGCAGACTGGCAGGTCGCGGCCCGGCACCGGCGGCACGAACGCATACGATCCGGTCGCCAACACCACCGCGTCGTATGGCACGCGCGCACCGTCGGCTGCCAGCACCTCCTTCGCGGTCCGGTCGATCCCCGTCACCCGGGTGCCCAACCGCAGATCCACCAGATCGTCGCCGGAGTAGTCGTTACCCGGAAGCGCCAGCAGGCTGCGGTCCCAGTGGTCGGTGTAGCCGGTGAGCCCGACGCGGTCGTAGGCGGCGTCGGCCTCCTCGGCAAGGATCGTCACGCGCCAGTCGCCGTCGACGTCACGGGACCGAAGCGCCTCCACGAACCGGTGACCGACCATGCCGTGGCCGACCACCACCACGCTTCTCGTTGACCGCATACGGCCGACGCTAAGCAGCCGATATTGCCGCAATGTCGCCTCGTGTGAAGCGCCGATCACGGTGTGCTCACACACGTTCGCGCCGGTTGTGAGACGGCTTCGCTCACGGCGAACGGTGCTGGGGAACATGAGTGATGGTGACTCAAGTTTTATCGACTGAGCGACCGGCATGGTGCCGGTCAGCAGCGAGGAAGGCGACAACTGTGAGCACTTTGGCATTGCGGACCCGTCCCGCATGGGACCTCGACCGGTGGGTACGCGACTTCTTCGGCCCGGTGACCGCCGAGCACTGGTCCACGGGGGCCTTCACCCCCGCCGTGGAGATCGTCAGGGACGGCGACGACGCGCTCGTCCGCGTCGAGCTACCCGGCCTTGACGTCGAGAAGGACGTGAACGTCGAGGTCGACCGCGGCTACCTGGTGGTCCACGGCGAGCGTCGCGACGAGCGCGCCAGTGACCCGGCCAAAGACGTCCGCTATATCCGCGAGGTGCGCTACGGCTCGTTCCGCCGATCGTTCAAGCTGCCCGACCACGTCACCGGTCAGGACATCAAGGCCGAGTACGACGCCGGTGTGTTGACGCTGCGCGTGGCCGGTGCCCACAAGGGCGCCCAGGCGCAGCGCATCGCGATCGAAACCAAGTAGCAGCCCGGCCCCGAAAGCCGGTGGAACCCTTGAGGTTCCACCGGCTTCGGCGTCTCAGCCGCCCGGCGTCTCCGTGGTGGTCGCTGGGGTCGGCGACGGTTCCGGGCCCCTGACTTCGGTGGTCTCGACGCTCGGCGTGGTGTAGTGCGGTGTCGTCGTCGGCGATGTCGTATACGTCAACGGAACCGACGTGGGCGCAGGCGGCGGAACGGATGCGGGCACCTTGGCGCTGTCCGCGGTCCGGATCACCGCATAGATCAGGATCGCCACCAACACCGCCGCGGCGACACCGGCGGCCGTGATCAGCGACTGGTCGTCCTGCCAGTTCCGATCGTCGTCGTCAGACACGGCCCCGCCCTAAACCCAGCGCTGCAACAGCTCCTTGGCCCGCTCCGACAGCGCGCGCTGCAGGAACGGTCCGAAGCTGACACGCGCCACCCCCAATGGTCCGAACGACGCGGGGTCGTCCTGATCGGGCAGACCGATCGCGTTCACCGGGAGCGGCAACTCAGAGGTGAGGCGGCGCAGCGTATCCGGCTCGTGCCGGCCAACCGGGTAGAGGACGTCGGCTCCCGCTGCGGCGGCCTCGGTCAGCCGTGCGATCGCGCGGTCGACACGATCGGACTCGTCGCCGTCCTGGCGCAGGAACAGATCCGTGCGGGCGTTGATCACCACGTGCACGCCGGTGCGGTCCGCCGCTTCCCGCAGCCCGGCGACCAACTCTGCGTGCTCGGCGGCCGAGCGCAGCCTCTTGTTCTCGCTGTGCACGGTGTCTTCGATGTTGAACCCGACGCCGCCCGCCTCCAGCAGCCCGTCGATCAGCCGCGTCGGGGACTGGGCATAGCCGGACTCGAGGTCCACCGATACCGGCACGTCGACCGCGGCGGTGATCTGCTTGACGCGGGCCACCACGTCGTCGAACGCCATGCCCTCCCCGTCGGGTTTGCCAACCGAATCGGCCACCGGGTGACTGCCGACGGTCAGCGCAGCAAATCCTTCGTCGACCGCGAGCCGCGCCGACCAGGCGTCCCAGACGGTCGGCAGAATCACCGGGTTTCCCGGCCTGTGCAACGCCAGCAGCGCGTCGGCTCGCTCCTTGAGCGTTTCCTCGGGCATCGGCCCCTCCTTCGGTTTGACGTGATCGGTTTCACGGTGGACTGGATGATGCGGCGGGCGACGGGTGTCGTACTGTGATGCCTGACACCCTTCAGCCCAAGGAGGTCATTTGTCCAGCACAAGCGAACTTGCCGAGCTTCACGAGCTAATCGGAAGCCTGCGGCGGTGCGTGACATCGTTGGCGTCGAAGTACGGGGACACCCCGGGCACGCGTCGCATCGTCAACGATGCCGAGCGCCTCCTCAACGACATCGATCGTCTCGACATTGACGCCGAAGAGCTGGAGCTGACCCGCGGCGTGGTTCACCAGCCCGCCGGCGACCGCATCCCGATCCCGGACACCCAGTACGACACCGATTTCTGGCGCGGTGTCGACGACGAGGGGCTCGGCGGCGTCCGCTGACCGCGGACGTCGGAGAGCACCCGGGACAACTCGACACCGAAAGGCAACAGTGAGCGCACCCACCGCCGACCGCAAGGCGACCGGCGTCTTTTCGCCGAGCCGTGCCCAGATCCCGCAGCGCACCCTGCGCACCGACCGGTGGTGGCTGCCATCCACCTGGACCAACATCGGATTGGCCGCGTTCATCATCTACGCGACCATCCGCGCGTTCTGGGGTAGCGCCTACTGGGTCGACGACTACCACTACCTGACGCCGTTCTACTCCCCCTGCGTGAGTGCGTCCTGTGTACCGGGCGCAAGCCATCTCGGCGTCTGGTTCGGACACTTCCCGCCGTGGATTCCGCTGGGCATGCTGGTCTTGCCGTTCCTGCTCGCCTTCCGGATCACCTGCTACTACTACCGCAAGGCCTACTACCGCTCGGTGTGGCAGTCGCCGCCGGCATGCGCTGTCGCCGAACCGCACACCAAATACACCGGCGAGACGCGCCTGCCGCTGATCTTTCAGAACAGCCACCGGTACTTCTTCTACGTCGCATTTTTGATATCTCTGCTCAACACCTACGACGCGATCGCCGCGTTCCATTCGCCCTCGGGTTTCGGATTTGGTTTGGGCAACGTCATTCTGGTGGTCAACGTGTCGCTGCTGTGGTGCTACACCCTGGGCTGCCACTCCTGTCGACATGTCACCGGTGGTCGGCTCAAGCACTTCTCGAAGCATCCGGTCCGGTACTGGGCCTGGACCAAGGTCAGCTGGTTGAACACGCGGCACATGCAGTTCGCGTGGACCACGCTCGCCACGCTGGCGTTCACGGACTTCTACATCATGCTAGTCGCCAGCGGAACGATTTCAGATCTGAGATTCGTTGGCTAGCACCAGTATTCGTCGACTAGCACACATTCAAGTGAGGACTGATGGCTGAATTAGAACGGCACTCCTACGACGTCGTCGTGATCGGTGCCGGCGGTGCGGGTTTGCGGGCGGTCATCGAGGCGGCCGAACGCGGCCTGAAGGTCGCGGTGATCACGAAGTCGTTGTTCGGCAAGGCACATACCGTGATGGCCGAGGGCGGCTGCGCGGCGGCGATGGGCAACGCGAACCCGAAGGACAACTGGCAGGTCCACTTCAAGGACACCATGCGTGGCGGAAAGTTCCTCAACAACTGGCGGATGGCCGAGTTGCACGCCAAGGAGGCCCCGGATCGTGTCTGGGAGCTGGAGAGCTACGGCGCGCTGTTCGACCGCACCAAGGACGGACGGATCAGCCAGCGCAACTTCGGCGGCCACACCTATCCGCGGCTTGCGCACGTCGGTGACCGCACCGGACTCGAGATCATCCGCACGCTGCAGCAGAAGATCGTTTCCCTGCAGCAGGAGGACAAGGCGGAGTTCGGCGACTACGAGGCCCGGATCCGGGTGTTCCACGAGACCACGATCACCGATCTGATCAAGGATGGTGACCGGATCGCCGGCGCATTCGGCTACTACCGCGAGGGCGGCAACTTCGTCCTGTTCGAGGCCCCGGCGGTGGTGCTGGCCACCGGCGGGATCGGCAAGTCCTACAAGGTGACGTCGAACTCCTGGGAGTACACCGGCGACGGCCACGCCTTGGCACTGCGGGCCGGCGCGACGCTGATCAACATGGAGTTCGTCCAGTTCCACCCGACGGGGATGGTCTGGCCGCCCAGTGTCAAGGGCATCCTGGTCACCGAGGGTGTGCGTGGCGACGGCGGTGTGCTGAAGAACTCCGACGGCAAGCGCTTCATGTTCGACTACATCCCGGCGGTGTTCAAAGGCCAGTACGCAGAGAGCATCGAGGAGGCCGACCAGTGGCTCAAGGACAACGACTCCGCACGTCGCACCCCTGACCTGCTGCCGCGCGACGAGGTGGCCCGCGCGATCAACTCGGAGGTCAAGGCCGATCGCGGCACTCCGCACGGCGGCGTCTATCTCGACATCGCCTCGCGGCTGCCCGCCGAGGAGATCAAGCGGCGGCTGCCGTCGATGTACCACCAGTTCATGGAGCTCGCCGAGGTCGACATCACCAAGGAGGCCATGGAGGTCGGGCCGACGTGCCACTACGTGATGGGCGGCATCGAAGTGGACCCAGACACGGGTGCGGCCAAGACGCCCGGCCTGTTCGCCGCCGGCGAGTGTTCCGGCGGCATGCACGGCTCGAACCGGTTGGGCGGCAATTCGCTTTCCGATCTGCTGGTGTTCGGCAGGCGCGCCGGGATGGGCGCCGCCGACTACGTCCGCGCACTCGGCGAGCGTCCCAAGGTGTCCGACACCGCCCTCGAAGAATCGACGAAGTTGGCGTTGCATCCGTTCGAGGGCCCGACCAACGGGGATGCCGCCGAGAACCCCTACACCCTGCAGCTCGATCTGCAGGACACGATGAACAGCCTGGTCGGCATCATCCGCAACGCCGACGAGGTGAGCGAGGCGATCGAGAAGCTCAAGGAACTGCGCGAGCGGTACAAGCGGGTGCGGGTGGAAGGTGGCCGACACTTCAATCCCGGCTGGCATCTGGCCATCGACCTGCGCAATATGCTCCTGGTCAGCGAGTGCATCGCCATGGCGGCGCTGCAGCGTACCGAGAGCCGTGGCGGGCACACGCGCGACGACTATCCGTCGATGGAGTCGTCGTGGCGTAAGACGCTGCTGGTGTGCCGGGCAGAAGGCGAGACCGTGGTGCCCGACATCAGTATCACCCCCGAGGATCAGGTCCCGATGCGCGACGACCTGTTGGAGTTGGTCGACATCGAAGAGTTGGAGAAGTACTTCACTTCAGAAGAACTCGCCAACCACTCGTCTAGGAGAGGCGCATGAGCTACCAGGCAAAGATGCGGGTGTGGCGCGGCGACGACACCCACGGCGCGCTGCAGGACTTCTCGGTAGAGGTCAACGAGGGCGAGGTGGTGCTCGACATCATCCACCGGCTGCAGCAGACGCAGGCGGGCGATCTCGCGGTGCGGTGGAACTGCAAGGCGGGCAAATGCGGATCCTGCTCGGCGGAGATCAACGGCAGGCCCCGGCTACTGTGCATGACACGGATGTCGACGTTCGACCAGTCCGAGGTCATCACCGTGACGCCGCTGCGCACCTTCCCCGTGATCCGCGACCTGGTCACGGACGTGTCCTTTAACTACCAGAAAGCCAGGGAGATCCCGTCATTCGCACCGCCGAAGGATCTGCAGCCCGGCGAGTACCGGATGCAGCAAGAGGATGTCGGCCGGTCACAGGAGTTTCGCAAGTGCATCGAGTGCTTCCTGTGCCAGAACGTCTGCCACGTGATTCGTGATCACGAGGAAAGCAAGGAGGCGTTCGCCGGCCCGCGGTTCTTCATTCGCATCGCCGAACTCGAGATGCATCCGCTCGATACGGCGGATCGGCGCGATCTCGCCCAGGACGAGGCCGGTCTGGGCATGTGCAATATCACGAAGTGCTGCACCGAAGTCTGCCCGGAACACATCAAGATCACCGACAACGCGATCATTCCGATGAAGGAACGGGTCGCCGGACACCGGTACGACCCGGTGGTGTGGCTGGGCAACAAGTTGTTCAGACGCCGGTGAGCGTTGGGCCGGGTGGGTAGTCTGCGGGTAGCGGCCAATCAACGACGAAAGGTTGCACCGTGGCACTTCGGCATCCGCATAGCATCAACGACATTCGCACCGCGATTCGCGAGCTCAGCACGCGCGCGGCTCTGGCCCGCAAGGAGGGCCGCGCCGCCGACGCCGACGAGCTGGAACGACGGGTCGCCGGCTACCGCGAAGAACTCAGCGCCCGAGCGTAAGTCTTGCGATTTCGGTGCGCTACAGATCGCCCATCGATAGGTAGCGCACCGAAATCACCCCCCGCCGAGTCGACGGAACGTGCTGCGGTGGAACACGATCGGCGCTATGTCGGCGTGCACTGTGATGTTGCAGACCCGCAGGATGACGATGGTGTGATCCCCGGCCGGTACCAGTTGCTCGATCGCACTCTCCAGCCACACCGCGGTGCCGTCGACAAAGACGGCCCCGGACTCCCGTGACACCGTTTGAAGGCCTGCGAACCGGTCCCCGGTTTTGGCGGCCAGTGTTCGCGCGGCTTCGTCATGCGCCTCGCCGAGCACGCTGATCCCCAGCGAGGGAAGATCCTTGAGTTTCGGCCAGGTCTCGGAGGTGTTCTGGACGCAGAACGACACCAGCGGCGGGTCGAGCGAGACCGGCACGAACGTGCTCGCGGCCAGGCCGACCAGAGTGCCCTCCACCTCCGCGGCAATCGCGATGGAGCAATGATCAATACCTGTGGATGAGCCTCGGCGAGGCGGCCTGAAAGTGGGCGCACCTTCCCGAGGATGATCTTCACGGAATCAGGTATTCGATCAAGACCGGCGTTGGCGCGCTGGTTGGGAAGGTACGCCCATGCTCACGGTAGTTCACGATGCCCAGCAGGCCAACGGCCAGCAGACCGCTGATCGGTCGTTGCTCGACGAGATCGTCCGCGACGGCGCCCGGCAGATGCTGGCCGCCGCGCTGCAGGCCGAGGTCGCCGCCTACGTGGCCCAGTTCGCTGACCAGCTCGACGAGAACGGCCACCGACTGGTGGTGCGCAACGGCTATCACCAGCCGCGTGAGGTGCTCACAGCTGCCGGTGCCGTTGAGGTGAAGGCGCCGCGGGTCAACGACCGCCGTGTCGACCCCGACACGGGCGACCGCCTGCGGTTCTCATCGGCGATCCTGCCGGCGTGGGCACGCAAGTCCCCGCAGGTCAGCGAGGTGCTGCCGCTGCTGTACCTGCACGGGCTGTCGACCAGTGATTTC contains:
- a CDS encoding fumarate reductase/succinate dehydrogenase flavoprotein subunit, which codes for MAELERHSYDVVVIGAGGAGLRAVIEAAERGLKVAVITKSLFGKAHTVMAEGGCAAAMGNANPKDNWQVHFKDTMRGGKFLNNWRMAELHAKEAPDRVWELESYGALFDRTKDGRISQRNFGGHTYPRLAHVGDRTGLEIIRTLQQKIVSLQQEDKAEFGDYEARIRVFHETTITDLIKDGDRIAGAFGYYREGGNFVLFEAPAVVLATGGIGKSYKVTSNSWEYTGDGHALALRAGATLINMEFVQFHPTGMVWPPSVKGILVTEGVRGDGGVLKNSDGKRFMFDYIPAVFKGQYAESIEEADQWLKDNDSARRTPDLLPRDEVARAINSEVKADRGTPHGGVYLDIASRLPAEEIKRRLPSMYHQFMELAEVDITKEAMEVGPTCHYVMGGIEVDPDTGAAKTPGLFAAGECSGGMHGSNRLGGNSLSDLLVFGRRAGMGAADYVRALGERPKVSDTALEESTKLALHPFEGPTNGDAAENPYTLQLDLQDTMNSLVGIIRNADEVSEAIEKLKELRERYKRVRVEGGRHFNPGWHLAIDLRNMLLVSECIAMAALQRTESRGGHTRDDYPSMESSWRKTLLVCRAEGETVVPDISITPEDQVPMRDDLLELVDIEELEKYFTSEELANHSSRRGA
- a CDS encoding Hsp20/alpha crystallin family protein; translated protein: MSTLALRTRPAWDLDRWVRDFFGPVTAEHWSTGAFTPAVEIVRDGDDALVRVELPGLDVEKDVNVEVDRGYLVVHGERRDERASDPAKDVRYIREVRYGSFRRSFKLPDHVTGQDIKAEYDAGVLTLRVAGAHKGAQAQRIAIETK
- a CDS encoding flavin reductase family protein, translated to MDHCSIAIAAEVEGTLVGLAASTFVPVSLDPPLVSFCVQNTSETWPKLKDLPSLGISVLGEAHDEAARTLAAKTGDRFAGLQTVSRESGAVFVDGTAVWLESAIEQLVPAGDHTIVILRVCNITVHADIAPIVFHRSTFRRLGGG
- the nirB gene encoding nitrite reductase large subunit NirB → MRSTRSVVVVGHGMVGHRFVEALRSRDVDGDWRVTILAEEADAAYDRVGLTGYTDHWDRSLLALPGNDYSGDDLVDLRLGTRVTGIDRTAKEVLAADGARVPYDAVVLATGSYAFVPPVPGRDLPVCHVYRTLDDLDAIRAGADTALASKTPVGVVIGGGLLGLEAANALRAFGLRTHVVEMAPHLMAAQLDEAGGALLSRMIKGLGIEVHTGVGTESIVPVQRNKPLRKFEQDDSVRLSLNDGSHIDTGVVVFAAGVRPRDELAREASLEIAQRGGVLTDLSCATSDPDIFAIGEVAAIEGRCYGLVGPGYTSAEVVADRLLGGAAEFGDADMSTKLKLLGVDVASFGDAQGHTPNCLNVVVNDPVKQTYAKLVLSDDAKTLLGGVLVGDASAYGVLRPMVASELPGDPLSLIAPVSDGGAPGLGVGALPDIAQICSCNNVTKGDLKQAIGAGCTDVAGLKKCTLAGTSCGSCVPLLKQLLEAEGVEQSKALCEHFAQSRAELFEIIGATEIRTFSGLIERFGTGKGCDICKPAVASILASTSSEHILDGEQASLQDSNDHFLANIQRNGSYSVVPRSPGGEITPEQLILIGEIARDFGLYTKITGGQRIDMFGARVDQLPKIWRRLVEGGMESGHAYGKALRTVKSCVGSTWCRYGQQDSVDMAVVIEKRYRGLRAPHKIKMAVSGCARECAEAQSKDVGVIATEQGWNLYVCGNGGMSPRHAQLLAGDLDDETLIRYIDRFLMFYIRTADRLQRTAPWLESLDGGLDHLRDVVCNDSLGLAAEFEEAVARHVTGYACEWKGVLEDPDKLSRFVSFVNAPDVTDPTVDFTERSGRKVPIGMPKVPQR
- a CDS encoding isocitrate lyase/PEP mutase family protein: MPEETLKERADALLALHRPGNPVILPTVWDAWSARLAVDEGFAALTVGSHPVADSVGKPDGEGMAFDDVVARVKQITAAVDVPVSVDLESGYAQSPTRLIDGLLEAGGVGFNIEDTVHSENKRLRSAAEHAELVAGLREAADRTGVHVVINARTDLFLRQDGDESDRVDRAIARLTEAAAAGADVLYPVGRHEPDTLRRLTSELPLPVNAIGLPDQDDPASFGPLGVARVSFGPFLQRALSERAKELLQRWV
- a CDS encoding succinate dehydrogenase/fumarate reductase iron-sulfur subunit, yielding MSYQAKMRVWRGDDTHGALQDFSVEVNEGEVVLDIIHRLQQTQAGDLAVRWNCKAGKCGSCSAEINGRPRLLCMTRMSTFDQSEVITVTPLRTFPVIRDLVTDVSFNYQKAREIPSFAPPKDLQPGEYRMQQEDVGRSQEFRKCIECFLCQNVCHVIRDHEESKEAFAGPRFFIRIAELEMHPLDTADRRDLAQDEAGLGMCNITKCCTEVCPEHIKITDNAIIPMKERVAGHRYDPVVWLGNKLFRRR